A genomic window from Candidatus Brocadiaceae bacterium includes:
- a CDS encoding HlyD family efflux transporter periplasmic adaptor subunit, with amino-acid sequence MAYALCILQSKVARHDRVLAGATEAERAVARSALEVARASLQELEVLAEVNLEVARASMKAAEAGLAAFREGARRRVERSVQADVMSPVSGLVVDRFVEDGEEVQKGRYLMGVADDTQLKVHALLDESDFFKVQRGAPALVSLAGVPKRRLSGRVADVVAWPELDWWVRPRGDETVVRGGQLFQAIVALDEEPPLCIGMSAMVEIFAAPEGGADGGAAEDEETSSVGSIP; translated from the coding sequence TTGGCGTACGCGCTCTGTATCCTCCAGTCAAAGGTCGCACGGCATGACCGCGTGCTGGCCGGCGCGACGGAGGCGGAGCGCGCTGTCGCACGTTCCGCCCTCGAAGTGGCGCGCGCTTCCCTTCAGGAGTTGGAGGTCCTGGCGGAGGTGAACCTGGAGGTCGCCAGGGCATCGATGAAGGCCGCGGAGGCCGGCCTCGCCGCATTTCGCGAGGGCGCCCGCAGGCGAGTCGAACGGTCGGTTCAGGCAGACGTGATGTCGCCCGTGTCGGGGCTGGTCGTTGATCGCTTTGTGGAAGACGGTGAGGAGGTGCAGAAGGGCAGGTACCTCATGGGCGTCGCCGACGACACTCAGCTGAAGGTCCACGCCTTGCTGGACGAGTCGGATTTCTTCAAGGTGCAGAGAGGGGCGCCGGCGCTCGTCAGCCTTGCGGGGGTGCCCAAGCGCAGATTGAGCGGGCGCGTCGCGGACGTCGTGGCCTGGCCCGAGCTTGACTGGTGGGTGCGCCCCAGGGGCGACGAGACGGTCGTGAGGGGCGGGCAGTTGTTCCAGGCGATTGTGGCATTGGACGAGGAGCCGCCGCTGTGCATTGGCATGTCGGCGATGGTGGAGATCTTCGCCGCTCCTGAAGGCGGGGCGGATGGGGGAGCGGCTGAGGACGAGGAGACATCCAGTGTAGGGAGCATCCCATGA
- a CDS encoding HlyD family efflux transporter periplasmic adaptor subunit, which translates to MGSVTCGVALLAWAASAFGLGLAADATGPSPPSAGAATRIAFEGVAEPMLSKDALCTIHINRMHVPVVHTMVPEWAPVEEGDAIVLLDAPYLMEERSISQHQLQVLDAKSQKVGADASAAFARLRAECSTARMRVQQANDRLALLKAMPTDEDQRLAKLHLESNEARCRFAELRLGILSESQEAGVCSDRDMTDAQRETLRLASHSDCLRQVLQEVEGEGASFAARQAALEAQRAALDLEIAEVRYEVETQRRHVLCEVAQLEELAQATKQLAVLERKVEALTIRAPAPGRVRHGDNWDVAYGLGTDGRVSPGTPVYGGQPVASVVGGDGLRVRAEVAEQDLLAITRGDEAEVRFRAIPGLTCKGEVETVLPVVRASRLAHPETGGGGGTPCGTVIIVVRDAGARARPGMAAVGWISPASGGPDREAGSTGASRGRPGISRSADDASSLRPDAIVLSGLLAGESERAVTAPFSGRVTEVVEEGTLVQAGDVVARVEAGLEEDWRSEDESELRRLTGLLRAAELEQQLRDQSAPLLRRAAETDVALQELALERVTSRPLASERIRAENELVESQRELQDDCDRLAASRDMLGPGLISAVDVEQRELAEAVSAAHEVAASAALARVARGAPAVEIAVAEANLKRARTELQQVDARVQADTRVAAAQAKVAAARLAAFRREVDRHRQRAALAVVKSPATGIVCDLYVQQGEEVQAGWWLMRVAQMERGCVHAMMDESGFFRLAIGDRASVRLAALPDEVFHGRVSAITDWLGTPPWYRPGADSLKGRAGRLFRATVELEEDPPICIGMSAVVEILPTADSRVPHRSDRPEPAAQTSRSPAAQGEVGGLSPASRTR; encoded by the coding sequence GTGGGTTCGGTGACCTGCGGCGTGGCGTTGCTGGCGTGGGCGGCGTCTGCCTTCGGCCTCGGGCTGGCCGCAGATGCGACGGGACCCTCGCCTCCGTCTGCGGGGGCCGCTACTCGCATTGCTTTCGAGGGCGTTGCCGAGCCGATGCTGTCGAAGGACGCATTGTGCACCATACACATCAACCGGATGCATGTGCCGGTCGTGCACACGATGGTGCCCGAGTGGGCTCCTGTGGAGGAGGGGGACGCTATTGTGCTCCTGGATGCCCCGTACCTCATGGAGGAGCGCTCGATCAGCCAACACCAACTGCAGGTTCTGGATGCCAAGTCGCAGAAGGTCGGGGCGGACGCAAGCGCCGCATTCGCCCGGCTTCGCGCCGAGTGCAGCACGGCTCGGATGAGGGTTCAGCAGGCGAACGACCGGCTGGCGCTGCTCAAGGCGATGCCGACCGACGAGGACCAACGTCTGGCCAAGCTCCATCTCGAATCCAATGAGGCCCGCTGCCGGTTCGCGGAGCTGAGGCTCGGGATTCTCTCCGAGTCACAGGAGGCGGGGGTCTGTTCGGACCGGGACATGACAGACGCGCAGCGTGAGACCCTCCGACTTGCATCCCACAGCGACTGCCTCCGACAGGTGCTGCAAGAGGTCGAGGGAGAGGGCGCCTCCTTCGCCGCACGGCAGGCGGCACTCGAGGCCCAGCGGGCGGCCCTGGACCTGGAGATCGCGGAGGTCCGGTACGAAGTCGAGACGCAGAGGCGGCACGTGCTCTGCGAGGTGGCGCAGCTGGAGGAGTTGGCGCAGGCCACGAAGCAGCTGGCCGTCCTGGAAAGGAAGGTGGAGGCCCTGACGATCCGCGCGCCTGCGCCCGGGCGTGTGCGCCACGGCGACAACTGGGATGTTGCGTACGGGCTGGGGACGGACGGGAGGGTCTCACCCGGAACGCCCGTCTACGGTGGCCAACCGGTCGCTTCCGTTGTCGGTGGCGACGGCCTCCGTGTCAGGGCCGAGGTCGCAGAACAGGACCTCCTAGCGATCACCCGAGGCGACGAGGCAGAGGTGAGATTCCGCGCCATCCCCGGGTTGACCTGCAAGGGCGAAGTGGAGACTGTGCTCCCCGTCGTGCGAGCGAGCCGGCTCGCGCATCCGGAGACCGGCGGCGGGGGCGGCACGCCGTGCGGCACCGTTATCATCGTCGTGAGGGACGCGGGTGCACGCGCCCGTCCCGGCATGGCTGCCGTCGGGTGGATCTCCCCTGCGTCGGGCGGGCCGGACCGTGAGGCCGGCAGCACGGGCGCCTCGCGGGGCCGGCCAGGCATTTCACGCAGTGCTGATGACGCATCCTCTCTGCGTCCGGATGCCATCGTTCTGTCCGGCCTCCTGGCGGGGGAGTCGGAGCGCGCTGTCACCGCGCCCTTTTCGGGACGGGTCACGGAGGTCGTCGAGGAGGGAACCCTCGTCCAGGCCGGCGACGTCGTGGCGCGCGTCGAGGCTGGACTGGAGGAAGACTGGCGTAGCGAGGACGAGAGCGAACTACGACGCCTGACGGGGTTGCTGCGTGCGGCTGAACTCGAGCAGCAACTCCGGGATCAGTCTGCCCCGCTCCTGCGCCGCGCGGCGGAAACGGACGTGGCTCTGCAGGAACTCGCGCTGGAGCGGGTGACGTCCCGCCCCCTCGCGTCCGAACGGATCAGGGCGGAGAACGAGCTTGTGGAGTCCCAACGGGAACTCCAAGATGACTGTGACCGCCTCGCCGCGAGCCGGGACATGCTTGGCCCAGGTCTCATTTCCGCTGTGGATGTCGAGCAGCGTGAGTTGGCAGAAGCCGTGAGCGCAGCGCACGAAGTAGCTGCGTCCGCCGCGCTGGCCCGAGTTGCACGGGGCGCTCCTGCAGTCGAGATCGCCGTTGCCGAGGCCAACCTGAAGCGTGCGCGCACTGAGCTCCAGCAAGTGGACGCCCGCGTTCAGGCGGACACTCGCGTTGCGGCGGCTCAGGCGAAGGTTGCCGCCGCACGGCTTGCTGCGTTCCGGCGCGAAGTTGACCGGCACCGTCAGAGAGCGGCCTTGGCAGTTGTGAAATCGCCCGCGACGGGAATCGTGTGCGACCTCTATGTGCAGCAAGGGGAAGAAGTCCAGGCGGGCTGGTGGTTGATGCGCGTCGCCCAAATGGAGAGGGGATGCGTGCATGCGATGATGGACGAGTCTGGTTTCTTTCGCCTGGCGATCGGGGACCGCGCGTCCGTTCGCCTGGCCGCCCTGCCCGACGAGGTCTTCCACGGCCGCGTGTCTGCCATTACGGACTGGCTCGGCACGCCGCCATGGTACCGACCGGGCGCCGATTCGTTGAAAGGCCGAGCAGGTAGGCTCTTCAGGGCGACAGTTGAACTTGAGGAGGATCCCCCAATATGCATTGGAATGTCCGCCGTGGTTGAGATCCTTCCCACTGCCGACAGCCGAGTGCCTCACCGCAGTGACCGGCCGGAGCCCGCGGCGCAGACATCGCGTTCGCCCGCTGCGCAGGGCGAAGTCGGAGGGTTGTCCCCTGCTAGCCGGACGCGTTAG
- a CDS encoding HlyD family efflux transporter periplasmic adaptor subunit, with the protein MRTEPTGSRFARRRRTPVACALALCAVGAVGVQPQQPAGGPLASQARLRDFEHVVQCVGDLRAAEATQITSPLSGPVITYMAPEGAAVKAGDVIVRLDPTSLESQVEDVVGEINTAEAELAAAEAASERTKWGIGANIENLEADLTVAEARLAMVEGRPFAEDLASAQAALDEASARCAYAERWREISRILFDDGVLSQRELREAELAHYTAALEQQKTRGLLDLVQEGAGQEDLDAARAELAGVRASLEEARGSSEGRARQAEVAVASAREDLERLRAKLAGLREDLAGTRIEAPHDGTVFAPGGRRAALGEGARRGRALVQLADTSTLLFSARARECDSQLIEAGQSARVCLLSLPRQPLEGTVVSVGSALVEEEGVPGMRFLEVDIELASAPAGVQPGMGGRAEVTVAGVPSALVIPQACVRGGTVTVLDGDRARVTAIELLATDGTFAVVKSGLTTGQWVRLLPEG; encoded by the coding sequence ATGCGGACTGAACCGACAGGGAGCCGCTTCGCACGGCGCAGGCGCACGCCGGTTGCCTGTGCGCTGGCCCTGTGCGCTGTGGGTGCAGTGGGCGTGCAGCCGCAGCAACCCGCCGGGGGCCCCCTTGCCAGTCAGGCGCGTCTGCGCGACTTCGAGCACGTTGTTCAGTGCGTCGGGGACCTGCGCGCGGCCGAGGCGACGCAGATCACGAGCCCGCTGTCAGGGCCCGTCATCACCTACATGGCTCCCGAAGGGGCCGCGGTCAAGGCGGGCGACGTGATCGTCCGGTTGGATCCGACGTCTCTGGAGAGTCAGGTCGAGGACGTTGTGGGCGAGATCAACACAGCGGAAGCCGAACTGGCCGCCGCTGAAGCCGCCTCCGAGAGGACCAAATGGGGAATCGGCGCCAACATAGAGAACCTGGAAGCGGACCTGACCGTGGCCGAGGCGCGGCTGGCGATGGTGGAGGGCCGGCCGTTCGCTGAGGACCTGGCATCGGCACAAGCCGCACTGGACGAGGCATCGGCCAGGTGCGCCTATGCAGAACGCTGGCGGGAGATCTCGCGGATCCTGTTCGACGACGGCGTTCTGAGCCAACGTGAACTCAGGGAAGCCGAACTCGCGCATTACACTGCGGCGCTGGAGCAACAGAAGACCCGGGGCTTGCTCGACCTGGTGCAGGAGGGAGCAGGCCAGGAGGACCTGGACGCCGCCCGGGCGGAACTGGCAGGCGTGCGGGCCTCGCTGGAAGAAGCTCGCGGAAGCAGCGAGGGGCGCGCCCGACAGGCTGAGGTGGCCGTTGCCTCCGCGAGGGAGGACCTCGAACGCCTGCGGGCCAAGCTGGCAGGACTGCGCGAGGACTTGGCCGGAACGAGGATCGAGGCCCCGCACGACGGGACGGTCTTCGCGCCTGGCGGCCGAAGGGCCGCCCTCGGGGAGGGAGCGCGTCGGGGCAGGGCGCTTGTGCAGCTTGCGGACACGTCCACGCTCCTGTTCAGCGCCAGAGCCCGGGAGTGTGATTCCCAGCTCATCGAGGCAGGCCAGAGCGCCCGGGTTTGCCTGCTGTCGCTCCCGCGGCAGCCGCTGGAGGGAACGGTTGTGAGCGTGGGCAGTGCCCTGGTCGAGGAGGAAGGGGTGCCCGGCATGCGCTTCCTGGAGGTCGACATCGAGCTTGCTTCTGCGCCGGCCGGCGTCCAGCCAGGAATGGGCGGTCGGGCGGAGGTCACGGTGGCTGGGGTGCCGAGCGCGCTCGTCATCCCGCAGGCATGCGTCCGCGGCGGGACGGTCACCGTCCTCGATGGTGACCGTGCCCGGGTGACGGCGATCGAGCTGTTGGCGACCGACGGAACCTTCGCCGTCGTGAAGTCCGGCCTCACCACCGGCCAGTGGGTCCGTTTGCTTCCCGAGGGGTAG